One Legionella lansingensis genomic region harbors:
- a CDS encoding trehalase family glycosidase, producing the protein MQKLLFNLFMINLLYTLVNAPAFTKSGKQISEVSLYIAKSWDVLTRNNDDLLTSQLDTKLAVRKLIIYVAKDEEISALKAAIIKKLSTDNAQLLEFHYLPDDINLIQQHGLLYLPHPYVVPGGRFNEMYGWDSFFIELGLLENNRLILARNMIDNLLYEIDHYGTILNANRTYYLQRSSPPLLTQMILAYYYKTLDKEWLKTTLPGINKLYQYWVSPPHLIPELHLSRYYAKGEGPCPEESTEYYSKVLAYFKTHHVKDYDKSLYYNENTNQLTKLFYRADRSLRESGLDITAKYGPFGAAILDYAPVDLNVLLYKMEEDTHEIYQILKEPAVAEIWAKRAKERAQRINRYLWDKDMGFYFDYNFKTKRLRRYIYATTFYPLWAGIASKEQAKAVVSNTPRLLGKGGLLTSTNNLGFQWDAPFGWAPLQYFAVYGLERYGYRELAVDVANRFINSVDEGYKKTHTIFEKYDVETLSTRTTNKIKFSYATNETGFGWTNGVYLDFVNFINQNH; encoded by the coding sequence ATGCAAAAATTACTGTTTAATTTGTTCATGATCAATCTGTTGTATACGTTAGTTAATGCTCCGGCCTTCACCAAGTCAGGTAAGCAAATTTCAGAGGTCAGTCTATATATTGCAAAGAGTTGGGATGTACTTACTCGTAATAACGACGATTTATTAACATCTCAACTCGATACTAAATTAGCTGTTCGTAAGCTAATCATTTATGTGGCAAAAGACGAGGAGATTTCTGCCCTTAAGGCAGCGATTATTAAAAAACTATCAACCGATAACGCGCAATTGCTCGAATTCCACTATTTACCTGATGATATCAATCTCATTCAACAGCATGGCTTACTGTATTTGCCACATCCTTATGTTGTTCCTGGCGGACGGTTTAATGAGATGTATGGATGGGACAGCTTTTTTATAGAGCTTGGGTTACTAGAGAATAACCGTCTTATCTTGGCAAGAAATATGATCGATAATCTGCTTTATGAAATAGATCATTACGGAACTATTCTTAATGCAAATCGAACCTACTATTTGCAACGCTCCAGTCCCCCACTGTTAACACAGATGATATTGGCTTACTATTATAAAACCTTGGACAAAGAGTGGCTAAAAACCACTTTGCCTGGGATAAATAAACTATATCAATATTGGGTTTCACCCCCTCATTTAATCCCTGAACTTCATTTGTCCCGCTATTATGCGAAGGGGGAGGGCCCTTGTCCAGAGGAGTCTACTGAGTACTATTCAAAGGTTTTAGCTTATTTTAAAACGCACCACGTTAAAGATTACGACAAGAGCCTCTATTACAACGAAAATACCAATCAACTAACAAAGCTTTTCTATAGAGCGGATCGTAGTCTTAGAGAGTCTGGACTAGATATCACTGCAAAATACGGTCCTTTTGGTGCGGCGATTTTAGATTATGCTCCTGTAGATTTAAATGTCCTTCTATATAAAATGGAAGAGGATACCCATGAAATTTATCAAATTTTAAAAGAGCCAGCAGTAGCAGAGATATGGGCAAAACGTGCCAAAGAACGAGCTCAACGAATCAATCGTTATTTGTGGGACAAAGATATGGGTTTTTATTTTGATTATAATTTTAAAACCAAGCGATTACGTCGCTATATTTATGCCACCACTTTTTATCCTCTGTGGGCAGGCATTGCGTCAAAAGAGCAAGCTAAGGCTGTTGTCAGCAATACCCCTCGTCTCTTAGGTAAGGGTGGACTACTCACGAGTACGAATAACCTTGGCTTCCAATGGGATGCTCCTTTCGGGTGGGCACCCTTGCAATACTTCGCTGTCTATGGATTAGAACGTTATGGTTATAGAGAATTGGCAGTTGATGTCGCCAATAGGTTTATTAATTCAGTGGATGAAGGCTATAAAAAAACGCACACTATTTTTGAGAAATATGATGTAGAAACACTTAGTACTCGTACTACGAATAAAATTAAATTCAGCTATGCAACGAATGAGACTGGTTTTGGCTGGACTAATGGTGTCTATTTAGATTTTGTTAATTTCATCAACCAAAATCATTAA
- a CDS encoding MFS transporter produces MLTKKSKFLPLFMWLLPLSFFTYQFILRLWPGLMMHQIMEQFSIDASHFGVLAALYYYGYAGMQIPVAIMLERFKVHYVVSALAILCGLATILFTMTNQWYLACLSRFLVGAGSAVGFLAVSKVASQWFSKEHYAKMIGFSFSVGLLGAIYGGKPITVLIENHAWQHIAFTLAFVAIVLGFTVFCFLRTPENPNNEQDVFKLVNFKAILRLPSIWLLAFANLLMVGSLEGFADIWGVPYLTTAFEISKSEAAQLISFIFMGMLVGGPLLACLSRKFGNYMVISLCGLVMALAFKFLLSSTTYNWYSLALLFLTIGIMCCYQVIVFAAGADLVETKLLGVTVAFLNCINMLGGSFFHTLIGHAMDATWSGALNADGLREYSLESYRASLMLIPYCAVIGACLIGLVGFRVYRSGSEIVQKS; encoded by the coding sequence ATGCTTACGAAAAAATCAAAATTTTTACCATTGTTTATGTGGCTTTTGCCTCTGTCATTTTTTACTTATCAATTTATTTTACGCTTATGGCCAGGCTTAATGATGCATCAAATTATGGAGCAATTTTCTATTGATGCCAGTCATTTTGGCGTTCTTGCTGCGCTTTACTATTATGGTTACGCTGGTATGCAAATCCCTGTTGCTATCATGCTAGAGCGGTTTAAAGTGCACTATGTCGTTAGTGCACTGGCAATTCTTTGTGGACTCGCTACTATTCTTTTTACCATGACCAATCAATGGTATTTAGCATGTTTAAGCCGATTTTTAGTTGGTGCGGGTTCCGCTGTAGGATTTCTAGCTGTATCAAAAGTTGCTTCACAGTGGTTCTCAAAAGAACATTATGCCAAAATGATTGGCTTTTCCTTTAGTGTTGGCCTTCTTGGCGCTATTTATGGCGGGAAACCAATTACTGTGCTTATAGAAAATCATGCTTGGCAACACATAGCCTTCACTCTAGCTTTTGTCGCTATCGTTCTTGGTTTTACTGTCTTTTGCTTTTTACGAACTCCGGAAAACCCTAACAATGAGCAAGATGTTTTTAAGTTAGTGAATTTTAAAGCGATATTAAGGTTACCCTCTATCTGGCTCTTAGCCTTTGCCAATTTGCTAATGGTTGGCTCTCTTGAGGGATTTGCCGATATTTGGGGAGTGCCTTATTTAACAACAGCATTCGAGATAAGTAAAAGTGAAGCCGCACAATTAATTTCTTTTATTTTTATGGGGATGCTCGTTGGAGGACCACTATTGGCATGCTTAAGCAGGAAATTTGGTAATTACATGGTCATCAGTCTTTGTGGTCTTGTCATGGCGCTCGCCTTTAAATTCCTGCTCTCAAGCACAACATACAATTGGTATTCATTGGCATTGTTGTTCTTAACAATAGGTATCATGTGTTGCTACCAGGTTATTGTCTTTGCAGCAGGTGCCGATTTAGTTGAGACCAAATTATTGGGTGTGACAGTAGCTTTCCTAAATTGTATTAATATGCTCGGAGGATCATTTTTTCATACATTGATCGGCCACGCGATGGATGCCACTTGGTCCGGAGCACTAAATGCAGACGGTCTCAGAGAATACTCTTTGGAATCTTATAGGGCCTCCTTAATGCTTATCCCTTACTGTGCAGTAATTGGTGCTTGTCTTATAGGTTTGGTTGGTTTTCGAGTATATCGCTCTGGTTCTGAAATTGTACAAAAATCGTAA
- a CDS encoding protease inhibitor I42 family protein, giving the protein MKKLLSCFLLAFTTLTQAANSMSINVDTSATQFLVTLPANPTTGYQWTVEDYDKSFLKLLSSRYAAPQTKLMGAGGEMSFTFQLISGRSYPKNTTLVFKYARPWEPQTGTVQKVTVNFISSNNTPSDGNGKYK; this is encoded by the coding sequence ATGAAAAAATTATTGAGTTGTTTTCTTTTGGCTTTCACAACATTAACTCAGGCGGCTAATTCTATGTCTATAAACGTTGATACAAGTGCAACTCAATTCCTGGTGACGTTACCAGCTAACCCGACCACCGGTTACCAATGGACGGTTGAGGATTATGACAAATCTTTTTTGAAATTATTATCAAGTCGTTATGCTGCGCCGCAAACAAAATTAATGGGGGCAGGGGGGGAAATGTCGTTTACCTTCCAGTTAATAAGCGGACGATCCTACCCTAAAAATACTACTTTGGTATTTAAGTATGCGCGGCCTTGGGAGCCTCAGACAGGAACGGTGCAGAAGGTAACGGTAAACTTCATTAGCAGCAATAACACGCCATCTGATGGTAACGGAAAGTATAAGTAA
- a CDS encoding cold-shock protein — MSEKIRGKVKWFNDKKGFGFIESDGKDYFVHFSAIQSSGFKTLAEGAAVLFRAGQGQKGPQAEDVELV; from the coding sequence ATGTCAGAGAAAATTCGTGGTAAGGTAAAATGGTTTAATGATAAGAAGGGTTTCGGCTTCATTGAAAGTGATGGTAAAGACTACTTTGTTCATTTCAGTGCAATTCAAAGCAGTGGCTTTAAAACATTAGCTGAGGGTGCGGCTGTCTTGTTCAGAGCAGGCCAAGGGCAAAAAGGTCCTCAAGCTGAAGACGTCGAACTCGTTTAA
- a CDS encoding Tim44 domain-containing protein, producing the protein MRTLLLSLLIGLLSFGLMVDEASAKRFGGGRSFGVQRSHHSLFSSKPKQNTIGQSSNRSRWGGVLGGLLAGGLLASLFMGNGLGSGLLSWLIVGTLLFFVVNFLRRRMQPGLQPSSTMSRQTPYSWQSNNNYQNTNRGSSSLTGFVEEDFLREAKVKFIRLQAAYDQKNLQDLQDFTAPEVFAEIKMQLEERGNEPNRTEVINLNAQLLDISEQVDSTIASVRFTGSIKEDNDPVSALDEIWHFRKFYNSKDWIVGGVQQDAPAL; encoded by the coding sequence GTGCGCACTTTACTCTTGTCTTTATTAATTGGATTGCTATCTTTTGGGTTGATGGTCGATGAAGCTTCCGCAAAACGATTTGGTGGTGGTAGAAGTTTTGGTGTGCAACGTTCGCACCATAGTCTTTTCTCCTCTAAGCCTAAGCAAAATACAATAGGGCAATCTAGTAATCGAAGCAGATGGGGAGGGGTCTTAGGTGGATTACTGGCTGGTGGTTTGCTAGCTAGCCTCTTCATGGGTAATGGCTTGGGAAGTGGATTGTTATCCTGGCTAATTGTTGGTACTTTATTGTTCTTTGTTGTTAATTTCTTACGCCGGCGCATGCAACCTGGTTTGCAACCGTCAAGTACTATGTCTAGACAAACCCCATATAGCTGGCAGAGCAATAATAATTACCAAAACACAAATCGTGGTTCATCATCTTTGACAGGCTTCGTGGAGGAGGATTTTTTGCGTGAAGCCAAGGTGAAGTTTATCCGTTTACAAGCTGCCTATGATCAAAAAAATCTTCAGGATCTGCAAGATTTTACTGCGCCTGAGGTTTTTGCAGAAATTAAAATGCAGCTGGAAGAACGAGGTAATGAACCTAATCGTACTGAAGTGATTAATTTGAATGCTCAGTTGCTAGATATTTCAGAACAGGTGGACTCTACCATTGCAAGTGTGCGCTTTACGGGTTCAATTAAGGAAGATAATGATCCAGTCTCTGCTTTGGATGAAATTTGGCATTTTCGTAAATTTTATAATTCCAAAGACTGGATTGTCGGTGGTGTCCAACAAGACGCTCCTGCTTTATAA
- a CDS encoding gamma-glutamylcyclotransferase family protein, giving the protein MEKLFSYGTLQLDSVQIATFSRLLKGSKDHLKAHKLDDLQITDPYVIEVSGKAIHQILMPTGNDSDIVEGTVFELTYEELLQADAYEVGDYQRIQVQLASGTKAWVYAHRSVAKETMTSSLTNCVIPA; this is encoded by the coding sequence ATGGAAAAATTGTTTTCTTACGGAACATTACAATTAGACTCCGTGCAAATTGCTACCTTTTCACGTCTGTTAAAAGGTAGCAAAGATCATTTAAAAGCCCATAAATTAGACGATCTACAAATCACCGATCCCTATGTCATTGAAGTAAGTGGGAAGGCAATTCATCAAATATTAATGCCTACAGGAAACGATAGCGATATTGTTGAGGGAACAGTATTTGAATTAACGTATGAAGAGCTTCTGCAGGCTGATGCCTATGAGGTGGGCGATTATCAACGCATTCAAGTGCAGTTGGCGTCAGGAACAAAGGCTTGGGTTTATGCTCATCGTTCTGTTGCCAAAGAAACCATGACTTCCTCATTGACCAACTGTGTCATTCCCGCGTAG
- a CDS encoding NAD-dependent malic enzyme: MLDFRLVRDEQTGELIVETSICGKPLLTTPQLNKSTAFTQEERQAFGLLGKLPHRVETLDEQVKRAYLQYASYSTRLKQNIYLNNLHDKNQVLFYKLISKHLGEMLPTIYTPIVGTAVKRYSHEYRQPRGLYITHLDKNHIEEILNNRSNPEIDLIVVTDGEGVLGIGDQGIGGMDIPVAKLMVYTLCGGIDPTRTLPVFLDVGTNNQDLLNDPLYLGCQHPRINTEEYDDFILAFVNAVHKYFPKAFLHWEDFGRSNARRILDKFQDKLCTFNDDIQGTGAVTLAALLAACDVTGKKLDDHRIVVFGAGSAGTGISDQIVDAMVRRGLSLEEAYERFWLIDRQGLLIDSDLELTEAQKPYARKANEIADWCCHSREYPSLTDTVRQIKPTILIGCSAQPGAFSQDIIEIMSSTCERPIIFPLSNPDDRCEAQPRDIMTWSKGRALIATGTAFPAVEYQNRLLEIAQCNNALVFPGIGLGILAVEASKLSKKMIWAAAEALSEFSPCKKESFLPLLPSLDEAQTVAKQIALAVAHTAIKENLAQRNQKADLEKVIKDMFWEPRYLPFKKINTVES; the protein is encoded by the coding sequence ATGTTAGATTTTAGATTAGTTCGTGATGAACAAACGGGTGAGCTGATAGTAGAAACCTCAATTTGCGGTAAACCTCTTTTAACCACACCTCAACTTAATAAAAGTACGGCCTTTACTCAGGAGGAACGTCAAGCCTTTGGTCTGCTAGGAAAATTGCCTCATCGCGTGGAGACCTTGGATGAGCAAGTGAAACGGGCTTATCTACAATACGCAAGCTATAGCACTCGTCTAAAGCAAAACATTTACCTTAATAATCTCCATGACAAAAACCAAGTATTGTTTTATAAGCTAATCAGTAAACATTTAGGGGAAATGTTGCCCACGATTTATACACCTATCGTGGGTACAGCTGTAAAGCGCTACAGTCATGAATATCGCCAACCTCGTGGACTCTACATCACCCATCTGGATAAAAATCATATCGAAGAGATACTCAACAATCGTTCTAACCCAGAAATTGATTTGATTGTGGTCACAGATGGCGAAGGAGTACTTGGTATTGGTGATCAGGGCATAGGAGGTATGGATATACCCGTGGCTAAGTTGATGGTTTATACGCTTTGCGGTGGCATCGATCCCACACGAACGTTGCCGGTCTTTCTTGATGTGGGCACCAACAATCAGGATTTATTAAATGATCCTTTATATTTAGGCTGTCAGCACCCACGTATCAATACTGAAGAATATGATGATTTTATCCTCGCTTTCGTGAATGCTGTTCATAAATATTTCCCTAAAGCCTTTTTGCACTGGGAGGATTTTGGCCGCAGTAATGCTCGCCGCATTTTGGACAAATTCCAGGATAAACTTTGCACCTTCAACGATGATATTCAAGGAACTGGAGCAGTAACTTTAGCTGCTCTTCTCGCCGCTTGTGATGTAACAGGTAAGAAGTTAGACGATCATCGGATTGTTGTGTTTGGCGCTGGTTCAGCTGGTACTGGCATAAGTGATCAGATTGTTGATGCCATGGTAAGGCGTGGTCTTTCTCTTGAAGAAGCCTATGAACGTTTCTGGTTAATTGATCGTCAAGGACTGCTGATAGACTCTGATTTAGAACTCACTGAAGCACAAAAACCTTATGCACGAAAGGCCAATGAGATTGCAGACTGGTGTTGTCATAGTCGGGAATACCCTTCACTGACGGACACCGTCCGGCAAATCAAACCAACCATTTTAATTGGCTGTTCAGCACAACCAGGTGCATTTTCACAAGACATCATTGAAATTATGTCATCTACCTGTGAGCGACCGATTATTTTCCCTCTGTCTAATCCAGATGACCGATGTGAAGCCCAACCTAGAGATATTATGACCTGGAGTAAAGGTAGAGCATTGATAGCTACTGGAACAGCATTCCCGGCCGTAGAATATCAAAATCGTTTGTTAGAAATTGCCCAGTGTAATAATGCGCTGGTATTTCCAGGTATCGGCCTAGGTATCTTAGCAGTAGAAGCATCAAAGCTATCGAAAAAGATGATTTGGGCAGCTGCAGAAGCCTTAAGCGAGTTTTCACCATGCAAAAAGGAAAGTTTTTTGCCTCTTCTGCCTTCACTTGATGAAGCTCAAACTGTCGCCAAACAGATAGCGCTTGCCGTAGCTCATACTGCAATTAAAGAAAATTTGGCACAGCGTAACCAGAAAGCCGATCTAGAAAAAGTCATCAAAGATATGTTCTGGGAGCCTCGGTATTTACCATTTAAAAAAATAAATACAGTGGAGAGCTAA
- the surE gene encoding 5'/3'-nucleotidase SurE, whose translation MRVLVSNDDGVHSPGIRALANEMSLLAETIVVAPDRNRSAASNSLTLTRPLRVRQLDNGYFSVEGTPTDCVHLALTGFLKPGVDIVVSGINEGANLGDDILYSGTVAAAVEGRYLGLPAIAFSIVGDNIQYYDTAAAIARQLVLKLTNNMLPPQTILNVNIPDLPLDKIRGIEVTRLGTRHGAEPVIKEYDPRGRPIYWIGPPGLEADAGPGTDFYAISQNSVSITPLHLDLTHYKVFDQLSNWVSNIDLAL comes from the coding sequence ATGAGAGTTCTAGTAAGTAATGATGATGGGGTTCACTCTCCGGGAATAAGGGCTTTAGCTAATGAAATGTCGCTTCTTGCAGAAACGATAGTGGTTGCTCCTGATCGCAATCGCAGCGCTGCCAGTAATTCTCTAACCCTTACAAGACCTCTGCGTGTGAGGCAATTGGATAATGGTTATTTTAGTGTTGAAGGAACACCTACCGATTGCGTGCATTTGGCGCTTACTGGTTTCCTTAAGCCAGGAGTAGATATTGTTGTTTCAGGTATTAATGAGGGTGCTAACCTGGGTGATGACATCCTTTATTCAGGAACGGTAGCGGCAGCCGTTGAAGGGCGTTATCTGGGCTTGCCCGCGATTGCCTTTTCTATAGTAGGCGATAATATTCAATACTATGACACGGCAGCGGCAATTGCCCGGCAACTTGTGCTCAAATTAACGAACAATATGTTGCCACCACAAACTATTCTAAATGTAAATATTCCTGACTTACCTTTGGATAAAATTAGAGGGATTGAAGTGACAAGACTCGGGACTCGTCATGGGGCGGAACCAGTCATTAAAGAATATGATCCACGTGGCAGGCCAATATACTGGATAGGCCCCCCTGGATTAGAGGCGGATGCAGGCCCAGGCACAGATTTTTATGCGATTAGTCAAAATTCTGTGTCCATTACTCCTCTACATCTCGACCTAACTCACTATAAGGTTTTTGATCAGTTATCTAATTGGGTGAGTAACATTGATTTGGCGTTATGA
- a CDS encoding peptidoglycan DD-metalloendopeptidase family protein, with product MYRLGVVLIILFLIGCESRTTLAPVVEGKWRAQKNYQGTHVVQRGETLYAVAFRHDLDYRELAAFNHLSSPYTLRVGQVLRIGRVSRPTARALPYSTSSKRIYAVKRTTIIKRQAPKFKPITTWATPSSSGWVWPVNGRVASRFVPQQGKKGIDIAGKKGEKIRAASSGVVAYSGNGLSGYGNLIIIKHNNQFLTAYGNNLRNLVKEGQTVKAGQVIAEMGVIDRRFWGVHFEIRRAGRPVNPLNYLRG from the coding sequence ATGTACAGGTTGGGTGTTGTATTAATCATCTTATTTCTTATTGGCTGTGAATCCAGAACAACCTTGGCTCCTGTTGTCGAAGGGAAATGGCGAGCGCAGAAAAATTATCAAGGGACCCATGTCGTTCAACGTGGAGAAACATTATATGCCGTCGCTTTCCGTCATGACCTCGATTATCGCGAATTGGCAGCATTCAACCATTTATCAAGCCCCTATACTTTAAGAGTCGGGCAAGTATTAAGGATAGGTCGCGTTTCTCGTCCTACAGCACGTGCGTTACCATATTCAACGTCAAGTAAGCGGATATATGCTGTAAAAAGAACTACAATAATAAAAAGACAAGCACCCAAATTTAAGCCTATCACGACCTGGGCTACCCCTAGCTCAAGTGGATGGGTTTGGCCTGTGAATGGACGAGTAGCCTCAAGATTTGTTCCGCAACAGGGCAAAAAAGGCATAGATATTGCTGGTAAAAAAGGGGAAAAGATCCGGGCTGCTTCCAGTGGGGTAGTAGCCTACTCTGGTAATGGTTTATCGGGTTATGGAAACTTGATTATCATCAAGCATAATAATCAGTTTCTGACCGCATATGGTAATAATTTACGTAATTTGGTGAAAGAAGGTCAAACAGTTAAAGCTGGACAAGTTATTGCCGAAATGGGGGTTATCGATAGACGATTTTGGGGAGTTCATTTTGAGATCAGAAGGGCAGGAAGACCAGTGAATCCACTCAATTATTTGCGAGGTTAA
- the rpoS gene encoding RNA polymerase sigma factor RpoS: MQPDDESVKPDEIHEEDWDESPDDAALLDEEEAEVAAAPAEPEHDFSDEEAFPSFQRGRQAAKIMDATQIYLSEIGFSPLLSAEEEVYYAKLALKGDTAARKKMIESNLRLVVKIARRYLNRGLPLLDLIEEGNLGLMKSVEKFDPERGFRFSTYATWWIRQTIERAIMNQTRTIRLPIHVVKELNVYLRAARQLTQKLDHEPSAEEIADMVDKPLEDVEKLLGLNDKVASVDTPIGYDENKSLLDTIADENSMNPAELLTDENLRTHIESLLDKLTENQQQVIARRFGLRGFEKATLEDVGKEINLTRERVRQIQVEALKTLRGLLEKVGLSQEDLF, translated from the coding sequence ATGCAACCAGATGACGAATCAGTTAAACCAGATGAAATCCATGAAGAAGATTGGGATGAATCACCAGATGATGCAGCCTTACTTGACGAAGAAGAGGCCGAGGTAGCAGCTGCTCCAGCAGAGCCAGAGCATGATTTTAGTGATGAAGAAGCTTTTCCGAGTTTTCAGCGTGGCAGACAAGCCGCAAAAATAATGGATGCTACGCAGATTTATCTTAGTGAAATTGGCTTCTCACCGCTGCTTTCAGCTGAAGAAGAGGTCTATTATGCTAAGCTGGCGCTGAAAGGAGATACAGCAGCACGCAAGAAAATGATTGAGTCCAATCTTCGCTTGGTTGTGAAAATAGCCAGACGCTATTTGAATCGCGGATTACCCTTACTTGACCTGATTGAAGAAGGTAATCTGGGGCTGATGAAATCTGTTGAAAAATTTGATCCTGAGAGAGGATTCCGTTTTTCAACTTATGCTACCTGGTGGATTCGACAGACGATAGAACGGGCCATCATGAATCAAACGAGAACCATTCGTCTTCCAATTCATGTTGTGAAAGAGCTCAATGTTTACCTCAGAGCTGCTCGTCAGTTAACACAAAAGCTTGATCATGAACCGTCGGCCGAAGAAATAGCTGATATGGTAGACAAGCCACTTGAGGATGTGGAAAAATTGCTTGGTTTGAACGATAAAGTTGCTTCGGTAGATACTCCTATTGGTTATGATGAGAATAAATCATTATTAGATACTATTGCTGATGAAAATAGTATGAATCCTGCTGAGCTTTTGACAGATGAAAATTTACGGACACATATTGAATCTCTGCTAGATAAGTTAACCGAAAATCAGCAACAGGTTATTGCTCGACGCTTTGGTTTGCGAGGATTCGAAAAGGCAACGCTTGAGGATGTGGGAAAGGAAATCAACTTAACCCGCGAACGCGTAAGACAAATTCAAGTCGAAGCACTAAAGACGTTACGAGGACTCTTGGAAAAAGTAGGTTTAAGCCAAGAAGATCTGTTCTAA
- the hmgA gene encoding homogentisate 1,2-dioxygenase has protein sequence MYLAGFGNHHQSEAIAGALPQDQNSPQQCRFGLYAEQLSGSAFTRPRHVNLRSWLYRTLPSVVHEDYIPYEKPLPLTYEANQPPNPLRWQPLSAPSENKDFVDGLFHIAGNKSSNAFIYQCNQSMDGRYFSNSDGEFLFVPYLGDLHIHTEFGKLTIGPGKIAVIPRGVKFKVDLLSSLAAGYLCENSSSPLNLPQLGPIGANGLANPRHFLYPQAAFEHIEKEVVLICKYQHKFWTAKSNHSPLNVVAWHGNYAPYCYDLSLFNTINTVSFDHPDPSIFTVLTSESNTPGVANLDFVIFPPRWMVAEHTFRPPYFHRNIMNELMGLITGEYDAKKEGFIPGGVSIHNCMTAHGPDGDTYRSVIHEELKPTRYQNTLAFMFETRKPWLVSEQAFRHPAREANYSACWQSLPLNFQTP, from the coding sequence GTGTATTTAGCAGGATTTGGTAACCATCACCAAAGTGAGGCCATCGCAGGTGCTTTGCCCCAGGATCAGAATTCACCCCAACAATGTCGATTTGGACTTTATGCAGAGCAACTCAGTGGTAGTGCTTTTACACGCCCAAGGCATGTTAACCTAAGAAGCTGGCTTTATCGCACACTTCCCTCTGTCGTGCATGAAGATTATATTCCTTACGAAAAGCCTTTGCCCTTAACTTACGAGGCTAATCAACCACCTAATCCTTTACGTTGGCAGCCTCTATCTGCGCCCTCAGAAAACAAGGATTTTGTAGATGGTTTATTTCACATAGCAGGTAATAAATCGTCTAATGCCTTTATTTATCAATGTAATCAATCCATGGATGGACGCTATTTTAGCAACAGTGATGGCGAGTTCTTATTTGTCCCTTACCTAGGCGACCTACATATTCATACTGAATTCGGTAAGTTAACCATAGGCCCTGGTAAAATTGCTGTCATTCCAAGGGGTGTAAAATTTAAAGTGGATTTGCTCTCATCCTTGGCTGCAGGATATTTGTGTGAAAATAGTAGTAGCCCTTTAAATTTGCCACAATTAGGACCAATTGGTGCAAATGGTTTGGCTAATCCGCGTCATTTTCTTTATCCACAAGCAGCATTTGAGCACATTGAAAAAGAAGTCGTGTTAATTTGTAAATATCAACATAAATTTTGGACTGCTAAATCAAATCATTCTCCGTTGAATGTTGTGGCTTGGCATGGGAATTATGCACCTTATTGTTATGACTTATCACTTTTTAATACCATCAACACCGTAAGCTTCGATCACCCAGATCCTTCCATATTTACAGTGTTAACCTCAGAAAGTAATACTCCTGGGGTTGCAAATCTTGATTTTGTTATCTTTCCGCCAAGGTGGATGGTAGCCGAGCATACGTTTAGACCCCCCTACTTCCATCGCAATATTATGAATGAACTGATGGGGCTTATTACCGGTGAATATGATGCGAAGAAAGAGGGTTTTATTCCTGGTGGTGTGAGCATTCATAATTGCATGACCGCTCATGGGCCTGATGGCGATACCTATCGCTCAGTCATTCATGAAGAACTAAAACCTACTCGCTATCAAAATACGTTAGCGTTTATGTTTGAAACTAGAAAGCCCTGGTTAGTAAGTGAACAGGCGTTTAGGCATCCTGCACGTGAAGCAAATTATTCAGCTTGCTGGCAGAGTTTGCCCTTAAATTTTCAGACCCCCTAG